Below is a genomic region from Glaciihabitans sp. INWT7.
CACCGAGGCCGGTGAGTATCTCGTGGGCGATCGTACCGGTTACGGTCGCCCACTCCTGGGCATCCGGCTCGCCGTCGCTCGGGGAACCGAGCAACACCACTTCGTCGCCCAGGGCCACCACGGCGTCTCCGACATCCACGACGAGCTGGTCCATGGAGATCGCTCCGACGACGGGATGACGCACGCCGCCGATCACGATCTCCCCGCCGTGCGAGAGGTCGCGGGGGATGCCATCGCCATAACCCACCGGCACGAGCACGAGCGTGGTCGCCGCCGGAGAGACCCAGGCGTGGTTGTAACTGACCCCCGTGCCCGCGGCCACGCGTTTCAATTGGGTGACACGCGAAACCACCCGCATCGCCGGCTCGAGCGAGTGCGTGAGCCCCATCACGGTCTCGATCCCGTAGAGGGCTGCTCCGCATCGCACGAGGTCGTACCAGGTGTCGGGATGTTCGAGGGCACCCGCTGAATTCGCCAGGTGCAGGATGCCGGGCGCGAGACCGAGCTCGCGAGCCCGAGCGACCCCCCGCTCGAAAGCCCGGACCTGAGGAGTTGTCGACCCGGGCTCCGCGTCAGCGGCGAGGGCCAGGTGCGACCAGATCCCGGTGACGCGCACGGAGGGCGAGGCGAGCGCGGTCGTGATGAGGGCGTCCCAGGCGTATTCGGGAGCACCGCCCCGCGACATCCCCGTGTCGAATTCCAGGTGCACATCGGCGGCATCCCCGAGGGCTGCGATGGCCTCGAGCGTCTCGACATTGGCGCAGGAGATGGTCACGCCGGCGGTCACGGCCGCGCGAAGGTCGCACCAGGGATCGGCGAGCCAGCACAGGATCGGCGCGGTGATTCCCGCGGATCGCACGGCAAGGGCTTCGTCCACCGTCGCGACACCGAGCCAGGTCGCCCCGGCCGCGAGCGCGGTGGTCGCGACCTCGATCATGCCGTGGCCGAAGCCATCCGCCTTCACGACGGCGAGGATCGGGGTTCCGGTGATGTCACGGATGCGACCGATGTTGCGGGCGATCGCACCGAGATCGACGATCCGGGTGGCGAGCGGGCCGGAGTCGGGGTGCTCCAGCGAGGTCATGCTCCCAGAATACCGACGGGCGTCCGCCTGCCCGACACGCGCCCCGGTGGGGCACAATGTGCATCATGACGACGATCCTGGTCACCGGAGGCACGGCTCAACTGGGACGACCGACGGTCAGGGCGCTCCGGGATGCCGGCCACGACGTTCGCGTGCTCAGTCGCGGCCACCCGGCGGGCGCGCTGTCCGGCGACCTCCTCACCGGGCGTGGCCTCGGTCGAGCCCTCTCGGGAGTGGAAGCGGTCGTGCACCTCGCCAGCACCGGTTCCGCCCGGGACGTGGCGGCCACCACTCTTCTCAGCGCCTTCGCCCGCTCGGCCGGGGTGGCACACGTCGTCTTCATGTCGATAGTCGGCATCGACGAGATTTCCCTGCCCTACTACCGGGCCAAGCGGCGGGCGGAGGAGGTGGTCGTCGGTTCGGGTATCCCCCACACCGTCCTGCGCGCGACACAGTTCCACTCCTTCGTCGAGACGCTGTTCACCACGCAACGCCGCGTCCTCCCGGTGACCCTCGTGCCCTCATTCTCGTTCCAGCCGATCTCGGTGCAGGATGTCGCGGCGCGGCTCGTCGAGCTCGTTGCGGCCGGTCCGGCCGGGCGCGCGCCCGACATCGGCGGCCCGCAGGTGCTGACCGGTCACGAACTCGCGACCCGCTGGAAACTCGCCGCAGGAACGCGCCGGCCCCTGGTCCCCTTGCGCATCACCGGGCGCGCGGTTGCCGCCTTCGCCGCCGGGGCCAACCTCGTGCCCGGGCCGCCCTTCGGCCACAGTACTTTCGACGAGTACCTCGCCGCTCGTCACCCCCGGGGCTAGTCCCAGAGTTCGAGGGAGCGCTCCTACCGCGCGGAGCCCGGGTCGTCGCCACAGGACGTCAGACACGACCCGGCCGGCCCGGGACACCGGCGGCCCGGGCGACACGGGCGCCCGCGCGATTCAGACGGATGCCAGCTGCCGATCGCCGGACTCCTCGCGCACTGCCCGGTTGACGGCCGAGACGACCGCCTTGAGGGATGCTGTGGAGATGTCGGCGTCGATACCGACGCCCCAGAGACGCACGCCGTTCACATTCAGTTCGACGTAGGCCGCCGCGAGTGCATCCCCTCCGCCGCTGAGCGCGTGCTCGACGTAGTCGTAGAGCTTGACCTCGACGCCCTGCTCGGTGAGCACGTTGAGGAACGCCGCGATCGGACCGTTTCCGGTGGTGTCGGTGGTCACGAACTGTTCACCGACACGCAGCTCGGTGTGCAGCGAGACCGTTCCGGACATGTCGCTCTGAGTGCGCGTCGAGGCGAGTTCGAACTGGCCCCACTTGTCCTCCGCCGCGGAGGCCGGCAGGTACTCGTCCTGGAAGATCTCCCAGATTTCGGCGCTCGTGACCTCGCCGCCCTCGGCATCCGTCTTGGCCTGCACGACACCGGAGAACTCGATCTGGAGCTTGCGCGGCAGGTCGAGGGCATGATCGTTCTTGAGCAGGTAGGCGACGCCGCCCTTGCCCGACTGCGAGTTGACCCGGATCACTGCCTCGTAGCTGCGCCCGAGGTCCTTGGGATCGATCGGCAGGTACGGCACCGCCCAGACCAGCTCGTCCACGGTGACGCCCTTGTCGGCGGCATCCGCGGCCATCGCCTCGAAGCCCTTCTTGATCGCGTCCTGGTGCGACCCGCTGAAGGCGGTGTAGACCAGGTCGCCGGCCCAGGGGTGACGTTCGGGAACGGGCAGCTGGTTCACGTATTCCACCGTGCGCTTGACCTCGTCGAGATCGCTGAAGTCGATCTGCGGGTCGATGCCCTGGGTGAACAGGTTGATCCCGAGCGCCAC
It encodes:
- a CDS encoding SDR family oxidoreductase, which produces MTTILVTGGTAQLGRPTVRALRDAGHDVRVLSRGHPAGALSGDLLTGRGLGRALSGVEAVVHLASTGSARDVAATTLLSAFARSAGVAHVVFMSIVGIDEISLPYYRAKRRAEEVVVGSGIPHTVLRATQFHSFVETLFTTQRRVLPVTLVPSFSFQPISVQDVAARLVELVAAGPAGRAPDIGGPQVLTGHELATRWKLAAGTRRPLVPLRITGRAVAAFAAGANLVPGPPFGHSTFDEYLAARHPRG
- the alr gene encoding alanine racemase produces the protein MTSLEHPDSGPLATRIVDLGAIARNIGRIRDITGTPILAVVKADGFGHGMIEVATTALAAGATWLGVATVDEALAVRSAGITAPILCWLADPWCDLRAAVTAGVTISCANVETLEAIAALGDAADVHLEFDTGMSRGGAPEYAWDALITTALASPSVRVTGIWSHLALAADAEPGSTTPQVRAFERGVARARELGLAPGILHLANSAGALEHPDTWYDLVRCGAALYGIETVMGLTHSLEPAMRVVSRVTQLKRVAAGTGVSYNHAWVSPAATTLVLVPVGYGDGIPRDLSHGGEIVIGGVRHPVVGAISMDQLVVDVGDAVVALGDEVVLLGSPSDGEPDAQEWATVTGTIAHEILTGLGGRMARRHIDQTQRTFS
- the leuA gene encoding 2-isopropylmalate synthase, with product MKNTQSASAMPIHKYRPYHETLTVDLPDRTWPSKRITVAPRWCAVDLRDGNQALIDPMSPERKRIMFDLLVRMGYKEIEVGFPSASQTDFDFVRSLIEDDLIPDDVTIQVLTQAREALINRTYESLIGAKRAIVHLYNSTSVLQRDVVFRTDKQGIIDIALEGARLCKAAESITAGTEIFYEYSPESYTGTELEFALEVCNKVIAIFEPTPERKVIINLPATVEMATPNVYADSIEWMSRRLDHRENIILSLHPHNDRGTAVAAAELGYLAGADRIEGCLFGNGERTGNVDIVALGINLFTQGIDPQIDFSDLDEVKRTVEYVNQLPVPERHPWAGDLVYTAFSGSHQDAIKKGFEAMAADAADKGVTVDELVWAVPYLPIDPKDLGRSYEAVIRVNSQSGKGGVAYLLKNDHALDLPRKLQIEFSGVVQAKTDAEGGEVTSAEIWEIFQDEYLPASAAEDKWGQFELASTRTQSDMSGTVSLHTELRVGEQFVTTDTTGNGPIAAFLNVLTEQGVEVKLYDYVEHALSGGGDALAAAYVELNVNGVRLWGVGIDADISTASLKAVVSAVNRAVREESGDRQLASV